A stretch of the Thermodesulfobacteriota bacterium genome encodes the following:
- a CDS encoding DsbC family protein produces the protein MIRSFYLLGLLAVMAIASAGADEVYAFVGEGCSGDCKACHSLSNEEASTLLQTRRFQAEVKAIRISPVGGLWEVELMRGNQRIIVYVDFAKKHMVEGRFTRLADIGQPKTLRKLDTSLIPLDDALVMGDENAEKRLIVFDDPDCPYCKKLHAELKKIVERRKDIVVFIKLYPLSIHPEAYEKAKAILCGGKSLDLLEDAFAGKELPEADCEAAAIDDNIQLVKKLGIGGTPTVIFPDGRFLSGYVDADKLLELMESPQ, from the coding sequence CCGCGGGGGCCGATGAGGTCTACGCCTTCGTGGGCGAGGGCTGCTCCGGGGACTGCAAGGCCTGCCACAGCCTCAGCAATGAGGAGGCGTCCACCCTGCTCCAGACCAGAAGGTTCCAGGCCGAGGTAAAGGCGATACGGATCAGCCCCGTAGGGGGGCTCTGGGAAGTCGAGCTTATGAGGGGAAACCAGCGGATTATCGTGTACGTGGACTTCGCGAAAAAACACATGGTCGAGGGACGCTTCACCCGGCTGGCGGACATAGGCCAACCGAAGACGCTGAGGAAGCTCGACACGAGCCTCATACCGCTCGATGACGCGCTGGTCATGGGAGACGAAAATGCGGAGAAGAGGCTAATCGTCTTCGACGACCCTGACTGTCCCTATTGCAAGAAGCTCCACGCGGAGTTGAAGAAGATAGTCGAGAGGAGGAAGGACATCGTCGTATTCATAAAGCTCTACCCGCTGAGCATACACCCCGAGGCATACGAGAAAGCGAAGGCCATCCTGTGCGGCGGTAAGTCGCTCGACCTTCTCGAGGACGCGTTCGCGGGTAAGGAGCTGCCCGAGGCGGACTGCGAGGCCGCGGCGATAGACGATAACATACAACTCGTAAAGAAGCTCGGTATCGGGGGGACCCCGACCGTGATATTCCCCGACGGGAGGTTCCTGTCGGGCTATGTGGACGCAGACAAATTGCTGGAGCTTATGGAGAGCCCGCAATAG